Proteins encoded together in one Cryptococcus deuterogattii R265 chromosome 13, complete sequence window:
- a CDS encoding AP-2 complex subunit sigma has protein sequence MIKFILVQNRQGKTRLSKWYAPYDDDEKVRLRGEVHRLIAPRDQKYQSNFVEFRDDKVIYRRYAGLFFCVCVDSNDNELAYLEAIHLFVEVLDAFFQNVCELDLVFSFYKVYAILDEVFLAGEIEETSKQVVLDRLDYLEKLD, from the exons ATGATCAAGTTTATTCTCGTACAA AACAGACAAGGCAAGACACGCCTCTCAAAGTGGTATGCTCCGtacgacgacgacgaaaAG GTCAGATTACGGGGAGAAGTACACAGACTCATAGCCCCTAGAGACCAAAAGTATCAGTCCAACTTTGTCGAG TTCCGGGACGACAAGGTCATCTACCGACGATACGCCggtctcttcttctgtgtCTGCGTGGATTCCAACGACAATGAGCTCGCGTACCTCGAGGCTATCCATCTCTTTGTAGAGGTTCTTG ACGCCTTTTTCCAAAACGTCTGTGAGCTGGACCTGGTGTTTTCATTCTACAAG GTGTATGCGATCCTGGACGAAGTGTTCTTGGCtggagagattgaagagacgAGCAAGCAAGTGGTGCTTGACCGACTGGACTACCTGGAGAAGCTGGATTAG
- a CDS encoding dipeptidyl aminopeptidase: MPPHSPRSSTSTVYRDTLSTDPFQEKHSPFRDDAPYSDDEQGFAVTTRPRNKSRNILALLVAIIAFAGVVGVLAASGYSVPSFSSKGGTKHITMDHVFNGTFNAYSKQIDWVKEAEDGTFSHIDRHGNIVLNTVRNMTTDTLLVNASLVLDLEGNQLHWTAWALSADMQYVLFKTDHLKQWRHSSFGNYWIHRRHDSFTFPVVPPTSPPTVAKCTWSPVGHALAFVSKNDVYIVSEHDLSSVSPSSSSTPSYVRVTTDGSHTVFNGVPDWVYEEEVFETDTALWWSPDAKRIAFLRSDESKVHDFKLQYYNPSDDAFKVYQYQTELDMKYPKPGTPNPTVTVHTFSLSSLSTSTGSTERLTWPGEFPLPDRIITEVGWVADDALLVKEIDRAARDGNVVLFQFQFENESGEGKSKTMEGKIVRRLGKDGEEGDDGWIDHGQNVIPVKGSVPGYLDIVPNQGYNHIALFTPLNASKPLWITKGEWEVTEISGVDTEKGLVYFTAATPSIDRHIYSIPLSFSPHNNNEEEEEKGGMTPLTDTTFPGYFQASFSPKAGYYVLGYKGPEVPWQRLIETGPGEDRANVLLEGNAELNKTISEFLKPLVTRTTIENDGYELNMLEILPPNIDITGRKKYPVLIRVYGGPGSQMVSNRFERDWHSYLAASQRYIIVMLDGRGTGFKGRNLRNPVRDDLGHWEVQDQIAAAREMAKRAYVDRSRIGIWGWSYGGYMTCKTIEAASGIFTLGMAVAPVTDWLYYDSIYTERYMSTPSANKDGYTTSAVNNVTSFSGDKVDFIWAHGSGDDNVHYVNSAALLDKLTQEQVRGWRFRMFTDSNHSMDKRMAYREVYEWMNDYLEEKWGKGGTVHH; encoded by the exons ATGCCGCCACACTCGCCACGGTCCTCCACGTCCACCGTGTACCGCGACACGCTGAGCACAGACCCCTTCCAGGAGAAACACTCCCCCTTCCGCGACGATGCCCCCTACTCGGACGATGAACAAGGCTTCGCCGTCACC ACACGGCCCCGCAACAAGTCCCGCAAcatcctcgccctcctcgTCGCCATCATCGCCTTTGCGGGCGTCGTCGGCGTCCTCGCCGCCTCGGGGTACTCGGtgccctccttctcctccaagGGCGGCACAAAACACATCACCATGGACCATGTCTTCAACGGCACGTTCAATGCCTACAGCAAGCAGATCGATTGGGTCAAGGAGG CGGAAGACGGCACGTTCTCGCATATCGACAGGCATGGAAACATTGTCCTCAACACTGTCCGCAACATGACCACCGACACCCTCCTCGTCAACGCTTCCCTCGTCCTTGACCTCGAGGGCAACCAACTTCACTGGACAGCTTGGGCCCTCTCCGCCGACATGCAATACGTCCTTTTCAAAACGGACCATCTCAAGCAGTGGCGCCACTCGTCCTTTGGGAATTACTGGATACACCGCCGTCACGACTCATTCACGTTTCCCGTCGTCCCGCCCACGAGCCCACCGACCGTCGCAAAATGCACGTGGTCGCCTGTCGGCCATGCGCTGGCGTTTGTCAGCAAGAACGACGTCTATATCGTCTCCGAGCACGACCTCTCGTCCgtctccccttcctcctcttccaccccttCATATGTAAGAGTCACAACAGATGGAAGCCATACCGTCTTCAACGGCGTCCCAGATTGGGTAtacgaagaagaagtctTTGAAACGGATACCGCACTCTGGTGGAGTCCTGATGCCAAGCGAATCGCATTCTTGAGAAGCGATGAGAGTAAAGTACATGATTTCAAGCTGCAATATTATAACCCATCGGACGATGCGTTCAAAGTGTATCAGTACCAGACGGAGCTTGATATGAA GTACCCCAAACCTGGTACACCCAACCCCACCGTCACCGTCCAcaccttttccctttcctccctgTCCACCTCTACTGGGTCGACTGAGCGTCTCACGTGGCCGGGCGAATTCCCCCTCCCGGACCGTATCATCACCGAAGTAGGCTGGGTAGCGGATGATGCCCTCCTCGTAAAAGAGATTGACAGAGCCGCGAGGGACGGCAACGTCGTTCTTTTCCAGTTTCAATTTGAAAACGAGTCgggggaggggaaaagTAAAAcaatggaaggaaagattgTGAGACGGTTAGGGAAAGacggagaggaaggagatgatggatggatcGATCAT GGCCAGAACGTCATCCCCGTCAAAGGGTCAGTCCCGGGATACCTCGACATCGTGCCTAACCAAGGGTACAACCACATTGCGCTGTTCACTCCGCTGAACGCTAGTAAACCTCTGTGGATCACCAAGGGGGAATGGGAGGTCACCGAGATATCGGGGGTGGATACCGAAAAGGGTCTTGT TTATTTTACAGCCGCAACCCCTTCTATCGACAGACACATCTACTCTATCCCCTTATCCTTCTCGCCCCACAATAataacgaagaagaagaagaaaaaggcggTATGACACCATTGACAGATACGACTTTTCCCGGATACTTTCAagcttccttctcgcccaAGGCGGGATACTATGTCTTGGGGTACAAAGGACCAGAAGTGCCTTGGCAGAGGTTGATCGAAACGGGGCCTGGAGAGGATC GAGCGAATGTGTTATTGGAAGGTAATGCAGAATTGAACAAGACAATTTCTGAATTCTTAAAACCTCTGGTTACGAGGACGACTATCGAAAATGATGGATACG AACTCAACATGCTCGAAATCCTTCCGCCCAACATTGACATCACCGGCCGCAAAAAATACCCCGTCCTCATCCGCGTCTACGGCGGACCCGGCTCTCAAATGGTATCTAACCGCTTCGAACGGGATTGGCACTCGTACCTCGCCGCGTCCCAGCGATACATTATCGTCATGCTGGACGGTCGTGGGACAGGGTTTAAAGGGAGGAATCTGAGGAATCCCGTGAGGGATGATTTGGGGCATTGGGAGGTACAGGATCAGATCGCCGCGGCGAGGGagatggcgaagagggCGTATGTCGATAGATCGAGGATTGGGATTTGGGGATGG AGTTATGGAGGGTATATGACTTGTAAAACAATCGAAGCTGCTTCTGGTATATTCACCCTTGGAA TGGCCGTCGCACCCGTCACCGATTGGCTTTACTACGACTCCATCTATACCGAACGGTACATGTCAACCCCCTCCGCCAACAAGGACGGGTACACCACCTCTGCAGTGAACAATGTCACCTCCTTTTCCGGCGATAAAGTCGATTTCATCTGGGCACATGGAAGTGGGGACGATAATGTGCATTATGTAAATAGTGCCGCGCTTTTGGACAAGTTGACACAGGAGCAAgtgagaggatggaggttCAGGATGTTTACTGATTC CAATCATTCAATGGACAAGCGCATGGCGTACCGGGAAGTGTACGAATGGATGAATGATTACTTGGAAGAAAAATGGGGTAAAGGAGGGACTGTACACCATTAG